GAGGTAGACGAAGGCGGACAGCGCCGTCACCGTCGGGCTCCGGTACGACTGCAGGAGGACCACGGGGTGGCCGAACAGCGTCCGGTCGAACGACTCGAGGTAGGGCGTGATGTTGGTCCCGAAGATCGCCCACGAGAGTTCGGGAAGCACGTCGCCGGTGGCCCATCGGGTGAACAGCACCGTCAGCAGGACCGCCGCCGGCAGCGCACAGACCTCGAGGCGCCAGCGGAAGTCCCGGAGGGCGGCGGCGAACCGTCGCGGCCCGACGATGACGAACGTCGCGGACGCGAGCATCGCCGTCACGATGGCCGCGAGTTCGAGTGCGACCCCTACGAGTGCCATGTCTGCTACCTATACTGCGCCGGACGTTAATACGGATCGGTTGCCAGAGTGGGGACGGTCAGACGAGCAGCGAGCCGTCGTCGTCGTACCGGTAGCCGGCCTCCTCGAACAGCGACCGGACCAGATCGACGTCGACGCGCCCGTCAGAGCCGGGAAACGTCGCGACGCCGGCCGACTGGGGAAACTCCCAGGTGTCGGGTTCGACGCCGACGACGGCGCTGTGGGTCGCCGCCGGCCGGGCGTGGCCCAGCGAGAACTCCTCGGCCACGTACTCCCGGTCGACCAGCCGCGAGACGATGCGCCGGAACCGGTGGTTGCTCAGTTCGGGGTGGCGGAGGTTGTAGCCGATGACGTAGAACGTCCGCGTGGGTGCCGAAAGCGGGGTGACGTCGTCGCCGAGGCGCTCGAACTCGCCGGGCGGGAGCGGGCTACCCACGAGGTCGAGGTCGCCGTTTTCGAGGCTCTCGACTGCCGTCCCCGCACTCGGTTCGACGACGAACTCGAGACCGTCGTAGGCCGGAAACTCCGCGAGAAGCTCCGACCGTCCGTCGAGCAGGGCGTGATCGTCGAACGGTTCGAGGGCGATCCCGTCGTCCGTCCGGCTCTCGAACGCGAACAGTCCCGAGCCGACGGGGTTCTCGTTCGCCCGCGCGAGCGCCGCCGTCCGGTAGTCGGCGACGAGTTCCGACTCCGGCTCCCAGACGTGCCGGGGCAAGAGCGGGATCGTCAGCGCGCGCCGGGCGACGGTCGGCGAGGTAGTCTCGAAGCGGTACCGGACCGTCCGGGGGTCCTCGACGGTCACCTCGTCGATCAGCGTCCCGCGGCCGCGAAACCGCGGTGCGGGGACGCCGCCCTCGTGGTTGCCAAGCGACGTGTCCGCGAGAAACCGGACGGTAAACGCGACGTCGTCGGCGTCGATCGGCTCCCCGTCGTGCCAGCGGGCGTCCTCGCGGAGCGTCATCGTCGCCCGCAGGGAACTCTCGCGACGGCTCCAGTCGACCGTCTCCGCGAGCCACGGGACGAGGTCGCCGTCGACGATCCGGGCGAGGGGGTCGTACAGCAACCCGAGGGCGATCCTGACGTCGTTTCGGGTGACGACGATCGGGTTCAGCCGGTCGAACGCCCCGTCGCCGGACACGCCGACGCGGAGGGGCTCGTCGCGGTCCTCGTCCGCCGGCGGGGTCGACAGGAGTTCGATGTACTCGAGGGGCCGTCGCGGGGCGGTCGAAAGCGTGTCGAGGCCGTTTGCCGCACAGAGGTGGTCGGGGAACGTGACGGCGGTGTACGGCGCGGTATCCTGCAGGTGCTCGAAGAGGTCCGAGAAGGCGGCCAGTCGGTCGTAGCCCCGCTCGGTCAACTGCTCTTCGAGGTGCTCGTCGACGGTCGGGTTCGAGAAGCTGAAGGGGTTTTGCCACCCCCGCTCGCTCACGAACTTCGAGTGCAACAGCGGCCGCAGGGCGTCGAACTCGTCGAACCCCGGGTGGCGGGCGACGAAGAGGTCGTACTCGTGGTCGACGAGGACCTCGCGGTAGAGTTCGTCCTCGGCCATCGGCTCGGGGTTCGCCTCGATGCCCGCCGCGCGGAGGTTCTCGATCAACTGGTTCGAGATCTTCGCGGCGACGACGTCCTCGTCGGTGGGGACCGTCTTGATGCTCAGGGAGACGCGCTCGGGCGGCGAGGTCTCCGCTCGCGACCAGAGGCGCTCCGAACAGCCGGCGACGGCCGCCGACGCCGTCGCTCCGAGGCCGGCGAGCAGGCGACGTCGCGTCGTCGGTGGAGGGCCGTCGGCCATGGCGAGGGGATTGGCTATCACTCCGTATAGGAGTTACTTTCCGTTCGATAGCTCCCGCGGCGGCGTCGGTCCGTCGAATCGCCCGCCGGAGTCGGTATAAGCGGACGGTAAAGACGTCGTGACAGTCGTTTTCCCAGTCGTAAGCCGGCCATAACAATACCTCGATTCGGGATGTGACCGGAATGGACCCTCGTCCCCGACGGCGACATCGGCGGGAGAGACGACGGGCGCTCGAAGCGGGGCGGCGGTCCGAGGTGGTAAGACATGAAACTCGCACTCATCGGTTTCGGACAGGCGGGCGGGAAGGTCGTCGACGAGTTCCTGAAGTACGACGCGGAGGTCGACGGCGGCTTCGTCGGCGCCGCCATCGCGGTCAACTCGGCGACGGCGGACCTCCACGGACTCGACCGCGTGCCGGAGGAGAATCGCGTGCTGATCGGCCAGTCGCGAGTGAAAGGACACGGCGTCGGCGCGGACAACGAACTCGGCGCACAGATCGCCGAGGCGGACATCGACGAGATCCAGGCGGCGATCGACCGGGTGCCGGTCCACGACCTCGACGCGTTCCTGATCGTCGCCGGGATGGGCGGCGGCACCGGATCGGGCGGCGCGCCCGTCCTCGCGACGCACCTCAAGCGCATCTACACCGAACCCGTCTACGGGCTCGGGGTGCTTCCGGGGACGGACGAGGGCGGCATCTACACGCTCAACGCCGCGCGGTCGTTCCAGACGTTCGTCCGCGAGGTCGACAACCTGCTCGTCTTCGACAACGACTCGTGGCGGCGGACCGGCGAGTCGGTCGGCAGCGGCTACGACCGCATCAACCGCGAGATCGTCGAGCGGTTCGGCCTGCTGTTCGCCGCCGGCGAGGTCGGCGCGGACGACGAGGTCGCCGAGAGCGTCGTCGACTCCTCGGAGGTGATCAACACGCTCTCCGGCGGCGGCATCTCGACGGTCGGCTACGCGACGGAGACGATCGAGGACGACCGCGGC
The Salinilacihabitans rarus DNA segment above includes these coding regions:
- a CDS encoding ABC transporter substrate-binding protein, producing MADGPPPTTRRRLLAGLGATASAAVAGCSERLWSRAETSPPERVSLSIKTVPTDEDVVAAKISNQLIENLRAAGIEANPEPMAEDELYREVLVDHEYDLFVARHPGFDEFDALRPLLHSKFVSERGWQNPFSFSNPTVDEHLEEQLTERGYDRLAAFSDLFEHLQDTAPYTAVTFPDHLCAANGLDTLSTAPRRPLEYIELLSTPPADEDRDEPLRVGVSGDGAFDRLNPIVVTRNDVRIALGLLYDPLARIVDGDLVPWLAETVDWSRRESSLRATMTLREDARWHDGEPIDADDVAFTVRFLADTSLGNHEGGVPAPRFRGRGTLIDEVTVEDPRTVRYRFETTSPTVARRALTIPLLPRHVWEPESELVADYRTAALARANENPVGSGLFAFESRTDDGIALEPFDDHALLDGRSELLAEFPAYDGLEFVVEPSAGTAVESLENGDLDLVGSPLPPGEFERLGDDVTPLSAPTRTFYVIGYNLRHPELSNHRFRRIVSRLVDREYVAEEFSLGHARPAATHSAVVGVEPDTWEFPQSAGVATFPGSDGRVDVDLVRSLFEEAGYRYDDDGSLLV
- a CDS encoding tubulin/FtsZ family protein, with the translated sequence MKLALIGFGQAGGKVVDEFLKYDAEVDGGFVGAAIAVNSATADLHGLDRVPEENRVLIGQSRVKGHGVGADNELGAQIAEADIDEIQAAIDRVPVHDLDAFLIVAGMGGGTGSGGAPVLATHLKRIYTEPVYGLGVLPGTDEGGIYTLNAARSFQTFVREVDNLLVFDNDSWRRTGESVGSGYDRINREIVERFGLLFAAGEVGADDEVAESVVDSSEVINTLSGGGISTVGYATETIEDDRGGFLSRFAEPDVDDVSSTNRMTSLIRKAALGRLTLPCEVDSADRALTVATGPPAYLNRKGIERGRKWLEEETGSMEVRGGDYPRRRRDDVGAVVLLSGVTDVPRVERLQQVAIEAKETTANVRAASEDEFSSLMDTGGEIDALF